In Sparus aurata chromosome 5, fSpaAur1.1, whole genome shotgun sequence, the genomic window AAATTTGGGTTCATAGCACGCGGATCGTGGTTCTAATGTAACTGTGTGATGTAACTTTCACACGGACAATTTACATGTTGAATATGAACATCTGCATTGGTAATAAAGGCTTGGTAATGCTCCTTCCAAAGCTGAAATTAAAGCCAGGCAAGCGTGAGGACAGGAGAAATGGATGTAACCCTCCCTGGGACAGCATTAAGGTCACAGGTGGATGCGGCGGCGGTGGTGAGTTATATGGAGGGCCTGTACCTCCATCAGCAAAGCAGAATAAATTGTAAGTTGTGTAAACTACATATGGGAGAGCCCAGACAGAGCAGCACCACAATTTGTCTACCTGAGtcaaaaacagacttttaaatTAACTTTctcgttgttgttgtcgttttgtTCTGATAAGTCAACAATTCCACGCACAAAAGTTCCTTTGTTTTTAACAgataaacaacatatttttcaTTGTTCGTGGCTTTTTAACGTCATAAAAAATGTGGGTATCCCTTAAATGTCCATTACAAACACCCAACGTAGATAGGAAGTCCTAAATCTggaaatagacaactttttGGCTTTAACATAATTATCATTCTGACGTAAATACAGGTTGCACAGTGTAACGGCTGTAGAAATATGACACCATAAAACTCTCTTCCACTATGCTATGCTAAGTCTGCCCACCGGGGCAGATGTTTCCTGCAAAAATGACAGTTGCATCAGAGCCATTGTTTTCCCTGGTCACTATCTCCTGGTAATGGCGTAACAACTttaataactgtggaaactctgcagagcaaatgaaaaagaaccccgctgatggaggaggcaaatgACGAAGGCGAAGAGGGGAAGTGCCAGAAAACCGTGACAGAACATGAGCGAACGGACACAGATTAACTTGACGGAGAGTGTTCTGGTGCTGTGTCAGAGTCTGTTCCCCTCTGCTGATACGTGTTCCCTCTTGCAAGGACCACTCAAGACGGATCAAAACCATTTCATTCTTTCCACTAGGTCAGTCAGCAACAAAAACCTGCCTACTCCTTGATGCAACCACCTGTTTTACTCTGCCTTTTCATAGCGCTGAGATCAGGGTTTCTCGGTCAAATTTGGTTTCTAAccgtttgttttttgctttgtacAGTGGCCAGGCCGCTAGTGAAAGCCGAGTGATAACGCTGTGTTTGCGAAAGTGACGCCAACAGTAACACCTCAGTGAAACACTTCGAGGGGGGAAAGCTGAAAAGTTGTCTATTTCCGCTTACTTCTAAAATGCATACTGTTGTACTACAATGTGTATCAAACAAGCCACTAAAATGTAAGCGCCTAAGAGCAAAAGGTTTTTCCTGTATGTTAAAGGTAAAACCACTTCACTGACCAAAGATGGACTGAGTCTAAACCTTTCAGCGCTCAACAGATGGAGatagcaattaaaaaaaagcatctaTGCAGTTCatgaacataaaaaataaagcgTTTATAATAAGTCTCCTAATCAAAGCACTGTTGAATGTCCACTGCTGTTTGCACACTAACCGCCTCTAATCAAGGGAAATGGACAGCGGCCTTCAGGTCGTCATTCTCAGCCCTGTGGTCCAGCTGGTTCTGGAGCCGAATGACCTGCTCCAGCTCCCGGATCTGTCGGTCCGTTTTGTGACTAACCAGCGTGCGGTAAAAGTGGACggcaaacacaataaaaacgATTCCGAACGGCACCATGATGCAGGTGGAAGCGATGGCCGCGGCCTCACCGGAGCTGATGGTGCcgttgttttcagtgttgcttTTGAGGGGCAAGAACTTCACCCAGCACAGGAGCATCACCTCCGTCAGGAAGAGCAGGGTGCCGATGACTGTGGAGAACGCCCAGGCCAGTTCTATGTGGCGGTGCATGCGTTCGTGGGGAGACTCGTTGACCGAGTTGAGGTTGTGAACGTTGCTGACAGCCTCAAGGTTAGGGAGGATGCAGGTGCTGATCATAAGGGCAAAGAGGTGGACTGCAACCAGGACTGTGGTACAGGCACTGAAGGCGATCAGCAGCCCCGGAGGATACGTGTAATCCCGCTCCAGCTGAACCTCCACCATGGCAACCTGGGAAAACCAAGcaagaaaaatgttgaaatttgcAACATATAATAGTAGAGGAACTGTCTGCATTTATCttaaaaggggctctgtggTACTTCTGTGTTCAGGTCATTGGTTCATATTAACATGCTCCATGTCTAAATCAACGTTAGctactgctgctctctgttagcggagcagagagaggcactaaGACGAGGCACAAAGTCAAACCCTTTGGACAGTCACTGAAAATCCGACCCGAGTccctcacaaagaaatccactgTCCAGCAACATTAGACAACATCAACAAATTGACCAAGG contains:
- the LOC115581847 gene encoding calcium release-activated calcium channel protein 1-like gives rise to the protein MSLNEHSMQALSWRKLYLSRAKLKATSRTSALLSGFAMVAMVEVQLERDYTYPPGLLIAFSACTTVLVAVHLFALMISTCILPNLEAVSNVHNLNSVNESPHERMHRHIELAWAFSTVIGTLLFLTEVMLLCWVKFLPLKSNTENNGTISSGEAAAIASTCIMVPFGIVFIVFAVHFYRTLVSHKTDRQIRELEQVIRLQNQLDHRAENDDLKAAVHFP